In Aedes albopictus strain Foshan chromosome 3, AalbF5, whole genome shotgun sequence, the following are encoded in one genomic region:
- the LOC109425828 gene encoding ATP-binding cassette sub-family F member 1, producing MPPKKKGGKKNQDWDDDEPEQPKAVEQPKPSGKGKGKAKAVNVDSDEEAAPAPKGKKSAAAVPAPAKKGAKGKKGKGKNDDWSDEDDSGKELKLGKAGESEEEEEEVKVAKPAQKKKQAAKGKKGGKKDDDWSDRDEKEIKLGAADSDEEDAMMNSKASKKKGKAAKVVKKVSSEEEEEEDSEEESEEEPVPVPVKNSKGAKKGGKGKKVESEEESEPEPEPEPVKPKPEPVPEVKKEAKEEKKQKVPEPVVEPEPEPEPEPVPEEEVKKEDVAEELADKVEEMAISKEKKLTHKEKKKLKQQEEFQKQMEAMTRKGGQGHSDLDSNFTMSQAQKSGNQSKHMEHAVDIKIENFTISAKGNDLFVNANLLIAQGRRYGLVGPNGHGKTTLLRHIANRVFAIPPSIDVLLCEQEVVADEMSAVDTVLKADVKRTALLKECKELEDKVEAGKIELQDHLQEVYNELKAIGADSAEPRARRILAGLGFSRAMQNRATKDFSGGWRMRVSLARALFIEPTLLMLDEPTNHLDLNAVIWLDNYLQTWKKTLLIVSHDQSFLDNVCNEVIHLDNKKLYYYKGNYSMFKKMHVQKRREMIKEYEKQEKRIKELKAHGQSKKAAEKKQKENLTRKQEKGKGKTQKVEEDDGPVELLSKPKDYIVKFNFPDPPPLQPPILGLHNVNFNFPNQKPLFIQVDFGIDMSSRVAIVGPNGVGKSTFLKLLVGDLEPCTGEVKHNHRLRIGRFDQHSGEHLTAEESPAEYLQRLFNLPYEKSRKALGTFGLASHAHTIKMKDLSGGQKARVALAELCLNAPDVLILDEPTNNLDIESIDALAEAINEYKGGVIIVSHDERLIRETECALYVIEDQTINEVDGDFDDYRKEVLDSLGEVINNPSISANAAVLQ from the exons ATGCCACCGAAGAAGAAAGGAGGCAAAAAGAATCAGGACTGGGACGATGACGAGCCCGAGCAGCCGAAGGCAGTCGAACAGCCAAAGCCGTCCGGAAAGGGCAAAGGAAAAGCGAAAGCTGTCAACGTGGATTCCGACGAGGAGGCGGCGCCCGCCCCCAAGGGGAAGAAGTCGGCCGCTGCGGTTCCGGCGCCTGCTAAAAAGGGGGCTAAGGGTAAGAAGGGAAAGGGGAAGAACGACGACTGGAGCGATGAGGATGATAGCGGCAAGGAACTGAAGCTGGGCAAGGCGGGTGAGTCGGAGGAGGAGGAAGAGGAGGTGAAGGTGGCGAAACCGGCTCAGAAGAAAAAGCAAGCGGCTAAAGGAAAGAAGGGCGGTAAGAAAGATGACGATTGGTCAGATCGGGATGAGAAGGAGATCAAGCTGGGAGCGGCGGACTCGGATGAGGAAGATGCGATGATGAATAGCAAGGCGAGCAAGAAGAAGGGCAAGGCAGCGAAGGTGGTGAAGAAGGTGTCGAgtgaagaggaggaggaggaggatagTGAGGAAGAGAGCGAGGAAGAGCCGGTGCCAGTTCCTGTGAAGAATTCCAAGGGTGCTAAGAAGGGAGGAAAGGGGAAGAAGGTGGAATCGGAAGAGGAGAGTGAGCCCGAACCAGAGCCGGAACCGGTGAAGCCTAAGCCAGAACCAGTGCCTGAGGTGAAGAAAGAAGCGAAGGAAGAGAAGAAGCAGAAAGTTCCGGAACCGGTGGTAGAACCTGAGCCTGAGCCGGAACCAGAACCAGTACCGGAAGAAGAGGTCAAGAAGGAAGATGTGGCAGAGGAACTTGCGGACAAAGTCGAGGAGATGGCCATTAGCAAAGAGAAGAAACTGACGCACAAGGAGAAGAAGAAACTAAAGCAGCAGGAAGAGTTCCAGAAGCAGATGGAAGCGATGACCCGTAAGGGAGGTCAAGGGCATTCCGATTTGGATAGTAACTTCACGATGTCTCAGGCGCAGAAAAGTGGAAACCAGAGCAAACACATGGAACATGCCGTGGACATCAAGATTGAGAACTTCACAATCTCCGCCAAGGGAAATGACCTCTTCGTGAATGCCAATCTGCTGATTGCGCAGGGTCGCCGTTATGGTTTGGTGGGTCCCAATGGCCATGGTAAGACCACGCTGCTTCGTCACATTGCTAATCGGGTGTTTGCCATTCCGCCGAGCATAGATGTGCTTCTTTGCGAGCAGGAAGTGGTTGCCGATGAAATGTCCGCCGTCGATACGGTTCTCAAGGCGGATGTCAAGCGGACGGCTTTGCTCAAGGAGTGCAAGGAACTCGAAGACAAAGTGGAAGCGGGAAAGATCGAACTGCAGGATCACCTCCAGGAAGTGTACAATGAACTGAAGGCGATCGGAGCGGATTCGGCGGAACCTCGAGCTCGGAGAATCTTGGCCGGTTTGGGTTTCTCACGTGCCATGCAGAACCGAGCCACCAAGGACTTTTCCGGAGGTTGGCGAATGCGTGTCTCCCTGGCTCGAGCTCTCTTTATTGAACCTACCCTGCTGATGCTCGATGAACCTACGAACCATCTCGATCTGAACGCCGTCATCTGGTTGGACAATTACCTGCAGACCTGGAAGAAGACCCTGCTGATCGTTTCCCACGACCAGAGCTTCTTGGACAACGTGTGCAACGAAGTGATCCATCTGGACAACAAGAAACTCTACTACTACAAGGGCAACTACTCGATGTTCAAGAAGATGCACGTGCAGAAGCGTCGCGAGATGATCAAAGAGTACGAGAAGCAAGAGAAACGAATCAAGGAGCTGAAGGCCCACGGACAGTCGAAGAAGGCAGCGGAAAAGAAACAGAAGGAGAATCTAACCCGAAAGCAGGAGAAGGGCAAGGGCAAGACGCAGAAGGTCGAAGAAGACGACGGACCGGTGGAGCTGCTGTCGAAGCCCAAGGACTACATCGTGAAGTTCAACTTCCCGGATCCGCCACCGCTGCAGCCGCCGATTCTGGGACTTCACA ACGTCAACTTCAACTTCCCCAATCAGAAGCCGCTGTTCATCCAGGTGGACTTCGGTATCGACATGAGCAGTCGCGTGGCCATCGTCGGTCCGAATGGAGTGGGAAAATCCACCTTCCTGAAGCTGCTGGTTGGCGATCTGGAACCGTGCACAGGTGAAGTCAAACACaaccaccgtctccggattggtcgTTTCGATCAGCACTCGGGTGAGCACTTGACGGCGGAGGAAAGCCCGGCGGAGTATCTTCAGCGATTGTTCAACCTTCCCTATGAGAAATCCCGCAAAGCTCTAGGGACGTTCGGTCTGGCCAGTCACGCCCACACCATCAAGATGAAGGATCTGTCTGGAGGGCAGAAGGCTCGAGTCGCCCTGGCGGAACTGTGTTTGAACGCTCCGGATGTGCTGATTCTGGACGAACCTACGAACAATCTGGACATCGAGTCGATTGACGCCCTGGCGGAAGCAATCAACGAGTACAAGGGAGGAGTCATCATTGTGTCTCACGACGAGCGGCTGATCCGAGAAACCGAATGTGCCCTGTACGTCATTGAGGACCAGACGATCAACGAGGTGGACGGAGACTTTGACGATTACCGAAAGGAGGTGCTGGACAGCCTGGGAGAGGTCATCAACAACCCCAGCATATCGGCCAATGCCGCCGTGCTGCAGTAA
- the LOC134289929 gene encoding U11/U12 small nuclear ribonucleoprotein 35 kDa protein-like: MARPEDRNTSFSRSSFSSGSSKRWTRLVRDVYDPIRVGSIDGTDEFPHDRALVRAMNSSYKPNGKVVGDPMCTVFVGRLARSVGEERLREVFGRFGVIVRCRLVRDVVTELSRGYGFVEFTERKSALKAIDEMHGKNVDGKEILVDEEWERRLEGWKPRRLGGGFGGRQKSQQLRFGCKERPWKKPVSDLSYSSQSEFHRITKRKRDLLDSTIDKKYQKRD; the protein is encoded by the coding sequence ATGGCGCGGCCGGAAGACCGCAACACAAGTTTTTCGCGGTCGTCATTTTCGTCCGGTTCGTCGAAACGGTGGACCCGCTTGGTCCGGGATGTGTACGATCCGATTCGGGTGGGTTCCATCGACGGTACCGACGAGTTCCCGCACGATCGAGCGCTTGTGCGGGCGATGAACTCCAGCTACAAACCGAACGGAAAAGTCGTTGGCGATCCGATGTGTACGGTTTTTGTGGGTCGGTTGGCGCGGTCCGTCGGGGAAGAACGGCTTCGGGAGGTGTTCGGGCGATTTGGGGTGATTGTGCGATGTCGATTGGTGCGAGATGTGGTCACGGAGCTGTCGAGGGGCTATGGGTTTGTGGAATTTACCGAGAGGAAAAGTGCGCTGAAAGCGATCGATGAGATGCACGGGAAGAATGTGGACGGGAAGGAGATTCTGGTGGATGAAGAATGGGAACGGAGGCTGGAGGGCTGGAAACCGAGGCGACTGGGTGGCGGATTCGGCGGAAGGCAGAAAAGTCAACAGCTGCGGTTTGGATGCAAGGAACGACCCTGGAAGAAACCGGTAAGTGATTTGAGTTACTCGAGTCAGAGCGAATTCCATCGGATAACGAAGCGGAAGAGGGATTTGTTGGATTCTACGATAGATAAAAAGTACCAAAAACGCGACTGA